From the genome of Vulpes lagopus strain Blue_001 chromosome 2, ASM1834538v1, whole genome shotgun sequence, one region includes:
- the LOC121484807 gene encoding kallikrein-1-like yields MWFLVLCLALSLAGTGAAPPVQSRIIGGWDCTKNSQPWQAALYHYSKFQCGGVLVHPEWVLTAAHCINDNYQLWLGRYNLFEHEDTAQFVQVRESFPHPEFNLSLLKNHTRLPEEDYSHDLMLLRLAEPAQITDAVRVLDLPTQEPQVGSTCYASGWGSIEPDKFIYPDDLQCVDLELLSNDICANAHSQKITEFMLCAGHLEGGKDTCVGDSGGPLICDGVLQGITSWGHVPCGSPNMPAVYTKVISHLEWIKETMTANP; encoded by the exons ATGTGGTTCCTGGTTCTGTGCCTTGCCCTGTCCCTGGCGGGGACTG GTGCCGCACCCCCTGTTCAGTCCCGGATCATAGGCGGCTGGGATTGTACGAAGAATTCTCAACCGTGGCAGGCAGCTCTGTACCATTACAGCAAGTTCCAGTGTGGGGGTGTCCTGGTGCACCCAGAGTGGGTGCTCACCGCTGCCCACTGCATAAACGa CAATTACCAGCTCTGGCTGGGTCGCTACAACCTGTTCGAGCATGAAGACACGGCCCAGTTTGTCCAGGTCAGAGAGAGCTTCCCTCACCCTGAATTCAACCTGAGTCTCCTGAAGAACCATACCCGCCTCCCAGAAGAGGACTACAGTCATGACCTCATGTTGCTGCGCCTCGCAGAGCCCGCTCAGATTACAGATGCTGTGAGGGTCCTGGACCTgcccacccaggaaccccaagtgGGGAGCACCTGCTATGCCTCTGGCTGGGGCAGCATCGAACCCGATAAGT TCATATACCCAGATGATCTCCAGTGTGTGGACCTCGAACTCCTGTCCAATGATATATGTGCCAATGCCCACTCCCAGAAGATTACAGAGTTCATGCTGTGTGCTGGACACCTGGAGGGCGGCAAGGATACCTGTGTG GGTGACTCAGGGGGCCCACTGATCTGCGATGGTGTGCTTCAAGGAATTACATCCTGGGGCCACGTCCCATGTGGCAGTCCCAATATGCCTGCGGTCTACACCAAAGTGATTTCACACCTGGAGTGGATCAAGGAGACCATGACAGCCAACCCCTGA
- the LOC121478893 gene encoding kallikrein-15-like: protein MDPIRLAVQDDTDKILGGEECEPHSQPWQVALFERGRFNCGASLISAHWVLSAAHCQTRFMRARLGEHNLRKRDGPEQLRTLARVIPHPLYEAHSHRHDVMLLRLTRPARLSRQVRPVALPTRCPQPAEACVVSGWGLVSDHKPGTKGSTDSQVSLPDALHCANISVIPAASCNKDYPGRLMDSMVCAGTEGGGTESCEGDSGGPLVCRGVLQGIVSWGDIPCDTTTKPGVYTKVCSYLEWIKETMKRN, encoded by the exons ATGGACCCTATTCGGCTAG cGGTCCAGGACGACACTGACAAGATACTGGGAGGCGAAGAGTGTGAGCCCCACTCCCAGCCATGGCAAGTGGCCCTCTTTGAGCGTGGACGGTTCAACTGCGGTGCTTCCCTCATCTCTGCGCACTGGGTGCTGTCTGCAGCCCACTGCCAAACCCG CTTCATGAGAGCGCGCCTGGGCGAGCACAATCTGCGCAAGCGCGATGGTCCCGAGCAGTTGAGGACCTTGGCTCGCGTCATCCCACACCCGCTCTATGAAGCACACAGCCATCGCCACGACGTCATGTTGCTACGTCTAACCCGGCCCGCGCGCCTCTCGCGGCAAGTGCGCCCCGTGGCGCTGCCCACGCGTTGCCCCCAACCGGCCGAGGCCTGCGTGGTGTCCGGCTGGGGGCTGGTGTCTGACCACAAGCCTGGGACCAAAGGGAGCACAGACTCACAAG TGAGTCTCCCAGATGCCCTGCATTGTGCCAACATCAGTGTTATCCCGGCCGCCTCTTGTAACAAGGACTACCCAGGGCGCCTGATGGACTCTATGGTGTGTGCAGGAACAGAGGGTGGAGGCACCGAGTCCTGTGAG GGTGACTCCGGGGGACCCCTGGTCTGTAGGGGAGTCCTGCAGGGCATTGTGTCCTGGGGTGACATCCCCTGTGACACTACCACCAAGCCTGGTGTCTATACCAAAGTCTGCAGCTACTTGGAGTGGATCAAGGAAACCATGAAGAGGAACTAA